A genome region from Planctomycetota bacterium includes the following:
- a CDS encoding MFS transporter, whose translation MNELPACPPFLKTRLSIMMFLQYAVWGIWLPVLGGYLGSAVAKGGLGFTGTQIGMILGTAGACGAILAPFIAGQVADRFMNAEKALGILVLLGAAANWFLASAKTYDSFLAASIVYSVLYMPTLSLSNSIAMTNLPNSNKDFPRVRVWGTIGWIVGSAAFPLLWLQDHLHLTAIPWFVQGTEKADATALVPDALRVSAVISLIYCFFAFSMLPKTPPKGNSPHPLAFLEAFALLKRRGVLVLTFAAVVISMIHNIYFIRTASWLESVGFTKATAPAAMTVGQMVELCTFAVLGWFIAKLGFKRVLTLGAFAYFLRFACFASATSPTLAYAGIALHGLCYPFFFACGFLFIDGEAPADARHSAQTAYGIAILGVGPILAGVYNGFLDKVSMASPAGFAATWQGMLKDFGVAIPATGSSWPAVWWTESAMGAVVFLAMLLLMPNRKSAPAHT comes from the coding sequence ATGAACGAATTGCCCGCCTGCCCACCGTTCCTCAAGACCCGGCTTTCCATCATGATGTTTCTGCAGTACGCGGTGTGGGGGATCTGGCTGCCGGTGCTCGGCGGTTACCTCGGCTCGGCGGTGGCCAAGGGCGGTCTCGGATTCACGGGCACGCAGATCGGCATGATCCTGGGCACCGCGGGCGCCTGCGGCGCGATCCTGGCGCCCTTCATCGCGGGACAGGTCGCGGACCGTTTCATGAACGCGGAAAAAGCCCTGGGCATCTTGGTGCTCCTGGGCGCGGCGGCCAACTGGTTCCTCGCGTCGGCGAAGACCTACGACTCGTTCCTTGCGGCATCAATCGTCTACAGCGTGCTCTACATGCCCACGCTTTCGCTGTCGAATTCGATCGCCATGACGAACCTGCCGAATTCCAACAAGGACTTTCCGCGGGTGCGGGTCTGGGGAACGATTGGATGGATTGTGGGCAGTGCGGCCTTTCCGCTGCTCTGGCTTCAGGATCACCTCCACCTGACCGCGATCCCGTGGTTTGTGCAGGGAACCGAGAAGGCGGACGCGACCGCGCTGGTTCCCGACGCGCTGCGGGTCTCTGCCGTGATCAGCCTGATCTACTGCTTCTTCGCCTTCTCGATGCTGCCCAAGACGCCGCCCAAGGGGAACTCGCCCCATCCGCTGGCCTTTCTCGAGGCCTTCGCCCTGCTGAAGCGGCGCGGCGTGCTGGTGCTGACCTTCGCGGCGGTGGTGATCTCGATGATCCACAACATCTACTTCATCCGCACCGCGAGCTGGCTGGAGAGCGTCGGCTTCACGAAGGCGACCGCGCCGGCGGCGATGACGGTCGGCCAGATGGTCGAACTGTGCACCTTCGCGGTTCTGGGTTGGTTCATCGCGAAGCTGGGATTCAAGCGCGTGCTCACGCTCGGCGCGTTCGCCTATTTTCTGCGCTTCGCCTGCTTCGCCAGCGCCACCTCACCAACGCTGGCGTACGCGGGGATCGCGCTGCATGGCCTCTGCTACCCGTTCTTCTTCGCGTGCGGATTCCTCTTCATCGACGGCGAAGCGCCGGCGGACGCGCGGCACAGCGCGCAGACCGCCTACGGCATCGCGATCCTTGGCGTGGGCCCGATTCTGGCCGGCGTCTACAACGGTTTCCTCGACAAGGTGAGCATGGCTTCACCTGCAGGTTTTGCGGCCACGTGGCAGGGCATGTTGAAGGATTTTGGCGTCGCCATACCTGCGACCGGCTCAAGCTGGCCCGCAGTCTGGTGGACCGAGTCGGCGATGGGCGCCGTGGTCTTCCTCGCGATGCTGCTGCTGATGCCCAATCGAAAATCGGCGCCGGCACATACCTGA